In a genomic window of Amphiprion ocellaris isolate individual 3 ecotype Okinawa chromosome 13, ASM2253959v1, whole genome shotgun sequence:
- the LOC111583652 gene encoding uncharacterized protein LOC111583652 — MEDHMTSSDAAGTGSSSVAMGTDSVGAEQDLQVLCNRLDILEQKAGPTIQPQSYLRNRIRELERSERSLLLQLYQLASSSQLPSMQHSQRLDQRLHMLREEVRNMTQEKERGERVWRDRLQRCQRQLKVKEEEMTRQSQYFENFKTQLQHKLSIARDREQSLQNRIYTLEKQLLDMSVSAATGMGSVRAIRITAGTVPHLDERDRLPSMREEGEGEEERKEEKRKQWQKSVATEREERREGDEGTTEKDTEGGRSKDIKQTSNEARLQGFIISLQEDLRVLLEREEDKMTEQRGLMEQLQKAQENSHFLGCKVEEMKAEVHQLKLSESSLMDELEELREENQRLQQILRDAATHAPSQSSTIPESTCPSPGTSSPCCSPAVCSLPFSSLSYTTAMGQSSAGSLGEVQPTSDEERGKPHSSAVPSVHHQATAESKQTNTEDHPPSAKSKTPSKIVPLNLFHHVGAISDKNFQSLSMTTESLGEFKLGNWCTKGILNLEESPSEESDALREAYRSLGFGEDLNAHQERHDDLEVALQYMQDQLQVLAQENARLKLQLRKQAEEQQTETKQECSKEKINTLFTNERADHLPSSSAQDDTILALAQCDLAKALNQENRALADRIQELLAHIELREEEFMKQQTQLSDHVSRLEEDAVRLEQENQERGCLISELTRKTEDDLNTIMELQQKLVEIVEHKEESQGHKQQCSENRDAVSGSSVQNKQEECINSLVESVLKGEEKQLIFTQKMDPLTTSAASVCQHDNHSDSLHNSLHVTSLTDQVAHLNNSVQSLKTEQEELTNSINSLREQQREVALLVQTQTEEKQQLTRTIWGLKEEKDCISQCLAGLKQEKEQLSRTVCGLKDERDQLIRSMSGLKEEKEQLTKSLSALERDKEAIIESLSSGKEERDQIMQLLQSLQTESEQVSQAVLYMKEERDKLTNSLKCLKEQRDQEQLSHTLKEDHESLIKSVSSLEEEKGRMEHSISCLKQEETQLMLMIQGLREERKGLQTLFPQTQTEERNQKLLNPGMMEKTETLSGSGDYAAQRCQTNNHRGNFIQEQNNLRRETETLGAELKRSQEELDKSLVEIKRLRSELCQSETRREETEKKATHAAEEVARLTVAGYQMEETRMENDNLTIQVKELQRKLTGLLREKTDALSCRAQIEEQYNILTAQLKAKTVALEELNSEYIALKRGQGSRDDLSAVLVSLRSRYSDIRSKYDALLKWKSQTDLDIAPLKAKLSCLVVKCQERNSLLVQMMKAMHRHGCVDPKLTQQVEHLLSDAALHDYTAAFTPGSHVKTRDYCTGFTPDFISKFQDYTSGFTPDWTNLAVSTSVSKQQQNGVTPESAVQGSKSEKHISIVNTESSTNLQGCSSEVSSAGTLTFKKNANSPVPTSPVQEHASVQVSSSAVVPVKESLMTSKEQLSSSASGPVRATSRPEKCGVHHVDMKGKSPPDSDSLIEASVSPIPPSSSTRVSPNRRLTSPEKILNLHEQLQKTVMSSYQAPVSRGRGQQPRRSLSLSAPADLKPAFQTHKQNLTFNTPHPNSLPVTTASGQAKHALVVPTTNVGTNKSATLFNAVASRSASATFSSSMFTNHRLKADVSKTTMSTLSSSSTLQFSTVAPNKVESISSSQTNVTVAPKLTEKITAVPDVSVVTHKASTTPTLRTTTFDSDATNPKTTAPDTTAPSASTAPKVNIFNMSSKMDGAASVYDSFAFTTSCTQSAHCSPGRSNKPSGKFILPPEKTKPSRPKPEAPAEIRSLEVIKTVGQSSLMIGWERPPLDELGCSNGTFVYGYRVFVDGDFHKSVMSSACTKCILENVDLSVPVHISVQTLGSNGLGSNIVHTMYRTSVKTDQH, encoded by the exons ATGGAGGATCACATGACTTCATCAGATGCAGCGGGTACCGGAAGCAGTTCAGTTGCCATGGGAACAGACTCTGTAGGAGCTGAGCAGGACCTGCAGGTTCTGTGCAATAGACTGGACATCTTGGAGCAGAAAGCTGGTCCAACCATCCAGCCTCAGAGCTATCTGAGGAACAG GATCAGGGAGTTAGAGAGGTCCGAGAGGAGCCTGCTGCTACAGCTATATCAACTAGCCTCTTCCTCCCAGCTCCCCAGCATGCAACACTCCCAGAGGCTGGACCAGAGACTCCATATGCTCAGGGAAGAGGTTAGGAACATG ACTCAAGAGAAGGAGCGAGGGGAGCGAGTATGGAGAGATCGACTGCAGCGCTGTCAGAGACAACTGAAGGtcaaagaggaggagatgacTCGTCAGTCGCAGTATtttgaaaactttaaaactCAACTCCAACACAAGCTCAGCATTGCCcgggacagagagcagagtcTACAGAATCGGATCTATACTTTAGAGAAGCAGCTACTTGACATGTCTGTGAGTGCCGCTACTGGCATGGGATCAGTCAGAGCCATCAGAATAACTGCTGGGACTGTACCACACTTGGATGAACGAGACAGATTACCCTCCAtgagagaagagggagaaggagaagaggagagaaaggaggagaagaggaagcaATGGCAGAAAAGTGTGGCAACTGAGAGAGAAGAAAGGCGAGAGGGTGATGAGGGAACGACAGAGAAAGATACCGAAGGAGGAAGAAGCAAGGACATTAAACAGACGTCAAATGAGGCCAGACTGCAAGGCTTCATTATCAGCCTGCAGGAGGATCTGAGGGTGCtgctggagagagaggaggataaGATGACTGAGCAGAGGGGACTAATGGAGCAGCTCCAGAAGGCCCAGGAGAACAGCCACTTCCTGGGCTGTAAAGTGGAGGAGATGAAGGCAGAGGTGCACCAGCtaaaactgtctgaaagctccCTAATGGATGAGCTTGAGGAGCTGAGAGAGGAGAACCAAAGACTCCAGCAGATCCTCAGGGACGCAGCTACCCACGCACCTAGCCAGTCATCCACAATCCCTGAGTCCACATGCCCGAGTCCTGGGACCAGCTCACCTTGCTGTAGTCCTGCTGTTTGTTCTTTGCCCTTCAGTAGCCTCTCATACACCACTGCCATGGGACAATCCTCAGCTGGGAGCCTGGGAGAG GTCCAGCCAACCTCAGATGAGGAAAGAGGAAAGCCACATTCATCTGCAGTTCCATCTGTTCACCACCAGGCTACAGCAGAGagcaaacaaaccaacacagaGGATCATCCTCCATCAGCCAAATCAAAAACTCCATCTAAAATTGTTCCTCTTAACCTATTTCACCACGTTGGTGCCATATCAGACAAAAACTTTCAGTCACTTTCCATGACTACAGAGTCATTAGGTGAGTTTAAATTGGGAAACTGGTGCACTAAAGGGATTCTAAATTTGGAGGAAAGCCCCAGTGAAGAATCTGATGCCCTGAGGGAAGCGTACAGGAGCTTGGGCTTCGGGGAGGATCTTAATGCTCATCAAGAGCGGCATGACGACCTAGAAGTTGCCCTACAGTACATGCAGgatcagctgcaggtgttggCTCAGGAGAACGCTCGACTGAAACTGCAACTCAGGAAACaagcagaggagcagcagacagagacaaagCAAGAATGTTCAAAGGAAAAG ATCAACACGTTATTCACCAATGAGAGAGCTGACCATCTCCCATCATCCTCTGCCCAAGATGATACCATTCTTGCCCTCGCCCAGTGTGATCTCGCCAAAGCCCTGAATCAGGAAAACCGGGCCTTGGCAGATCGGATCCAGGAGCTGTTGGCTCACATTGAGCTCAGAGAGGAGGAGTTCATGAAACAACAAACCCAGCTGAGCGACCACGTCTCCAGACTAGAGGAGGATGCGGTCAGGCTGGAGCAGGAGAACCAGGAACGAGGGTGTCTGATCTCAGAACTCACTAGGAAGACTGAGGATGATCTGAATACCATTATGGAGCTGCAGCAAAAGTTAGTAGAGATTGTAGAGCATAAGGAGGAATCACAGGGTCATAAGCAACAGTGTAGTGAAAATAGAGATGCAGTATCAGGCAGTTCTGTACAGaacaaacaagaagaatgtaTCAACAGTTTAGTTGAAAGTGTGctaaaaggagaagaaaaacagttgATATTCACTCAGAAAATGGACCCTTTGAccacatctgcagcatctgtcTGTCAACATGATAATCACAGTGACTCATTACATAACAGTCTGCATGTTACTTCATTGACAGATCAAGTGGCCCATCTAAACAACTCAGTCCAGAGCCTTAAAACAGAACAAGAAGAACTCACTAACTCCATAAATTCTCTCCGAGAGCAGCAAAGAGAAGTAGCTCTGTTAgtccaaacacaaacagaagagaaacaGCAATTAACTCGTACGATTTGGGGactgaaagaggagaaagatTGCATCTCTCAATGTCTGGCTGGTCTTAAACAAGAGAAAGAACAGCTAAGCAGGACAGTTTGTGGGCTGAAAGATGAGAGAGATCAGCTTATAAGGTCCATGAGTGGCttaaaagaggagaaagagcaGCTAACGAAGTCTTTATCTGCTCTTGAAAGAGATAAGGAGGCAATAATAGAATCTCTCTCAAGtggaaaagaagagagagatcAAATCATGCAGTTGCTGCAAAGTTTACAGACAGAGAGTGAGCAGGTAAGCCAGGCAGTGCTTTATAtgaaagaagagagagacaaaCTAACCAATTCCCTTAAGTGTCTGAAGGAACAGAGAGACCAGGAACAATTATCTCACACTTTAAAAGAAGACCACGAGAGCCTGATAAAGTCTGTTAGCAgtttggaagaagaaaaaggcagAATGGAACATTCAATCAGCTGCTTGAAACAAGAGGAAACACAGTTAATGCTCATGATCCAAGGActgagagaggaaagaaagggCCTGCAAACTCTCTTCccccaaacacaaacagaggagaggaatCAGAAACTGCTGAATCCAGGTATGATGGAGAAGACTGAGACTTTGTCCGGGTCAGGAGATTATGCTGCACAAAGATGTCAGACGAATAACCACAGAGGAAACTTTATACAG GAGCAAAACAATTTGAGGAGAGAGACTGAAACTTTGGGAGCAGAATTAAAGCGATCACAAGAGGAACTGGACAAGAGCCTTGTAGAG ATCAAGAGGTTGCGTAGTGAACTGTGTCAGTCAGAAACCAGGAGGgaggagacagagaaaaaagcaACCCACGCAGCTGAAGAGGTGGCGAGACTGACAGTTGCAGGATATCAGATGGAAGAGACCAGGATGGAAAATGACAACCTCACAATACAG GTGaaggagctgcagagaaaacTGACAGGCCTGCTCAGGGAGAAGACTGATGCTCTGTCATGTAGGGCACAGATAGAGGAGCAATACAACATCCTCACAGCTCAGCTCAAAGCTAAG ACTGTTGCACTAGAGGAGCTGAACTCAGAGTATATAGCTCTGAAAAGAGGGCAGGGCAGCAGGGATGATCTGAGTGCTGTTCTCGTCTCACTCAGGTCACGTTACAGTGACATCAGATCTAAG tatGATGCACTCCTTAAATGGAAAAGCCAGACAGATCTGGACATAGCTCCGCTGAAG GCTAAGCTGTCCTGCCTGGTGGTGAAGTGTCAGGAGAGGAACAGCTTGTTAGTTCAGATGATGAAGGCCATGCACAGACATGGATGTGTGGATCCCAAACTCACACAGCAGGTTGAGCATCTGCTCAGTGATGCAGCTCTGCACGACTACACTGCAGCATTTACACCAGGAAGCCACGTTAAGACCCGAGACTACTGTACTGGCTTCACACCAGACTTTATTTCAAAATTTCAAGACTACACCAGTGGATTCACACCTGATTGGACCAACCTGGCTGTATCCACATCTGTAAGCaagcaacaacaaaatggaGTTACGCCTGAATCTGCAGTTCAAGGcagcaaaagtgaaaaacacatttccataGTAAATACTGAATCTTCAACCAATCTTCAAGGCTGCAGCAGTGAAGTCTCATCTGCAGGAACACTAACATTCAAGAAAAATGCCAACTCACCTGTGCCAACCTCACCTGTTCAAGAGCATGCCAGTGTCCAGGTGTCATCGTCAGCTGTTGTTCCAGTGAAAGAGAGTCTGATGACCAGTAAAGAACAG CTGTCTTCTTCTGCCAGTGGACCAGTCCGAGCAACCAGTCGACCAGAGAAATGTGGAGTTCATCATGTTGACATGAAAGGGAAGTCTCCCCCAGATTCAGACAGTTTGATTGAAGCCTCAGTGAgtcccatccctccctcctccagcACACGAGTCAGTCCAAACAGGAGGCTGACTAGTCCTGAGAAGATCCTCAATCTGCACGAACAACTGCAGAAGACTGTGATGAGCAGCTATCAG GCTCCAGTGAGCAGAGGAAGAGGACAGCAGCCCAGGAGGAGTCTGTCACTCTCAGCTCCTGCAGACCTGAAACCAGCCTTCCAGACACACAAGCAGAACCTCACTTTCAATACTCCACATCCCAACTCTCTCCCAGTCACCACTGCTTCAGGCCAAGCTAAACACGCTCTAGTCGTACCAACTACAAATGTTGGCACTAATAAATCAGCAACACTTTTTAATGCAGTTGCATCTAGATCTGCCAGTGCGACGTTCAGTTCCAGCATGTTTACAAACCATCGCCTTAAAGCGGACGTTTCCAAAACAACTATGTCCACTCTTTCTAGCTCTTCTACATTACAGTTTTCCACTGTGGCACCTAACAAAGTTGAATCCATATCAAGCAGTCAAACTAATGTAACAGTAGCtccaaaactgacagaaaaaatcACTGCTGTACCTGATGTGTCTGTTGTTACACATAAAGCTTCTACTACACCAACCCTGAGGACCACTACCTTTGACTCTGATGCTACTAATCCAAAAACCACTGCCCCAGACACAACTGCCCCTAGCGCATCAACTGCCCCTAAggttaatatttttaacatgaGTTCTAAAATGGATGGTGCTGCCTCTGTATATGATAGCTTTGCATTCACTACATCCTGCACTCAGTCTGCTCATTGCTCTCCTGGGAGATCCAACAAACCTAGCGGAAAGTTCATTCTTCCTCCAGAAAAGACTAAACCATCAAGACCCAAACCAG AAGCTCCAGCTGAGATTCGCTCTCTTGAAGTCATCAAAACAGTGGGCCAGAGCAGCCTGATGATTGGCTGGGAGAGGCCGCCCCTCGACGAACTGGGCTGCAGTAACGGCACGTTTGTGTACGGATACAGG GTGTTTGTAGATGGGGACTTTCACAAATCTGTCATGAGCTCAGCATGCACCAAG tgTATTTTAGAGAACGTTGACCTGAGCGTCCCAGTCCATATCAGTGTCCAGACACTGGGATCTAATGGCCTCGGTTCAAACATCGTCCACACCATGTACAGGACCTCGGTCAAAACAGACCAACACTGA